A part of Primulina eburnea isolate SZY01 chromosome 10, ASM2296580v1, whole genome shotgun sequence genomic DNA contains:
- the LOC140803764 gene encoding protein CUP-SHAPED COTYLEDON 3-like, protein MGLRDIGAMLPPGFRFYPSDEELICHYLYKKIATEEVVRETLMEIDLHTCEPWQLPDLAKLNSSEWYFFSFRDRKYATGYRTNRATTSGYWKATGKDRTVVDPGTRAVVGMRKTLVFYKSRAPNGIKTGWIMHEFRLENPHVPPKEDWVLCRVFYKSRSENSTQNVYDPHHLNTCCANLDGGFQNIINSFFSNGSSLQNPSTSGGPGYHLDHQMSRYNDLISGPGS, encoded by the exons ATGGGTTTAAGAGATATCGGAGCCATGCTGCCTCCCGGTTTTAGGTTCTATCCGAGCGACGAAGAGTTGATCTGCCACTATCTTTACAAAAAGATTGCTACTGAAGAAGTTGTCAGAGAAACTTTGATGGAAATCGATCTGCATACTTGTGAGCCATGGCAGCTTCCTG atttagcAAAGTTGAATTCAAGCGAGTGGTACTTCTTTAGCTTCCGTGATCGCAAGTATGCAACTGGATATCGAACCAATCGGGCCACCACCTCAGGCTACTGGAAGGCTACCGGTAAAGATCGAACGGTGGTCGATCCTGGGACTCGAGCCGTAGTAGGCATGAGAAAGACTTTGGTTTTCTACAAGAGTAGAGCTCCTAATGGAATCAAGACTGGATGGATCATGCATGAGTTTCGTCTAGAGAACCCTCACGTGCCTCCTAAG GAAGACTGGGTATTATGCAGAGTATTTTACAAATCAAGAAGTGAAAATAGCACACAAAATGTCTATGATCCGCATCATCTCAACACATGTTGCGCTAATTTGGATGGTGGCTTCCAAAACAtcatcaattccttcttctccAATGGCTCATCTCTTCAAAACCCTAGCACTTCGGGGGGGCCAGGCTACCACCTTGATCATCAAATGTCGCGATACAATGACTTGATCAGCGGTCCAGGGTCGTGA